Proteins encoded in a region of the Synergistota bacterium genome:
- a CDS encoding S-layer homology domain-containing protein, translating to MRRLIPIMLILSLFLIVTPLYASNPFVDVPLNHWAYDALKKLSAAGIVVGYPDGTFQGTKPITRYEIAMVIARALAKVDETKASKEDLALLKKLIVEFKDELNALGVKLDKIDKRLATVEKNLNNFAFSGSLELYFYWNSGDYFNLTKDYQTAQFDEIYLYASKQVDDKVSVTFRFEGETGRVVVGRAYADIALPWNINMTIGKWVLDWEGERGLYSDNDAILTDRVYAPIIYFNKKSGSVDIALYYAYSDGDEVAEYGGRLDFFMGEKFRLGLFYMGWKTAPGITLDPYAYGVDFTFNLTEGFKLYGQYISEDLGGRVDVAGVYVDKPIIYKLGLSLDQSLLKFTSLTAEYMHMDRGAFYTDRTSQPYSYLEAQGFLIDTSEINGVSSPVLSGYVADDVNVFFLKLTQQWSDKVSTTQRYYNVNYKGENLPDATSFSLSFLYQYTPSLSFEFGFQRVNWTSGFDIRQNESRFSFTTYITF from the coding sequence ATGAGGCGTTTAATACCTATTATGCTGATTCTGTCACTGTTTTTAATAGTAACCCCTCTTTACGCTTCTAACCCCTTTGTTGATGTTCCCTTGAATCACTGGGCATATGATGCTTTAAAGAAGCTTTCCGCTGCCGGAATAGTCGTTGGTTATCCCGATGGGACCTTCCAGGGAACGAAGCCCATTACCCGTTACGAGATAGCGATGGTCATAGCGAGAGCTTTGGCGAAGGTTGATGAGACGAAAGCCTCTAAGGAGGATCTTGCTCTATTGAAGAAGCTTATCGTTGAGTTTAAGGATGAGCTTAATGCCCTTGGCGTTAAGCTTGACAAGATCGACAAGAGATTGGCTACCGTTGAGAAGAACTTGAATAACTTTGCCTTTAGCGGTTCTCTGGAGCTATATTTCTACTGGAATAGCGGAGACTACTTTAATTTAACAAAAGACTATCAGACGGCCCAGTTTGATGAAATTTACCTTTATGCTAGCAAACAGGTCGATGACAAAGTCTCCGTAACCTTCCGTTTTGAGGGCGAAACAGGTAGGGTCGTTGTGGGAAGAGCCTATGCAGATATAGCTCTTCCGTGGAATATTAACATGACCATAGGTAAGTGGGTCTTGGACTGGGAAGGGGAGAGAGGACTTTACTCTGATAACGATGCTATTTTAACCGACAGGGTTTATGCTCCTATAATATACTTCAATAAGAAGAGCGGTTCCGTTGACATCGCTTTATACTACGCTTACTCCGATGGTGATGAGGTTGCTGAGTATGGTGGTCGCTTAGACTTCTTCATGGGCGAAAAATTTAGGCTTGGCTTGTTCTATATGGGCTGGAAGACTGCTCCTGGTATAACTCTTGATCCCTATGCTTATGGAGTTGATTTCACCTTCAATCTTACTGAAGGCTTTAAGCTTTACGGGCAGTATATCTCCGAGGACCTCGGCGGAAGGGTTGATGTCGCTGGAGTGTATGTTGATAAGCCGATTATATACAAGCTTGGTCTTTCGCTAGATCAGAGCCTTCTTAAGTTCACATCTTTAACTGCTGAATATATGCATATGGATAGGGGAGCCTTCTATACTGACAGGACAAGCCAACCTTACAGCTACTTAGAGGCTCAGGGGTTCTTAATTGATACGAGTGAAATCAATGGGGTTAGCTCTCCCGTTTTAAGCGGATATGTGGCTGATGATGTAAATGTATTCTTCCTCAAGTTAACCCAGCAATGGAGCGATAAGGTATCAACTACGCAGAGATATTATAACGTTAACTATAAGGGCGAAAACCTTCCCGATGCTACTTCCTTTTCCTTATCCTTCCTCTATCAATATACTCCTTCTTTGAGCTTTGAGTTTGGTTTCCAAAGGGTTAATTGGACAAGCGGATTTGATATTCGTCAGAATGAATCTCGCTTCAGCTTCACCACATACATAACCTTCTAA
- a CDS encoding S-layer homology domain-containing protein, whose protein sequence is MKKYTVVAVLVAVLALAVPALASNPFVDVPLNHWAYDAVKKLSAAGIVVGYPDGTFQGTKPITRYEMAMVIARALAKVDETKASKEDLALLKKLVVEFKDELNALNVKVDKIDKRLATVEKNLSNFRFSGELRVDFVWNSGDWYDALQQNNYQDAFVHRARLWVRKQVDDNVGIAFRFDAHRTVGGTANVVAADRAWADIKLPWDVMMTLGKYLDDWEGALGLYFDNDAVVSDRLWNPVIMLKKDFGIAKGMVYYAYDDGNETAEYAGRLDLYFNDKIRVGLLYLGWITDADRFPLVDNPYLYGIDFTVNFMKGFRVYGQYFNEDLGGAFVIGGESVDNATIYKVGVSIDQSVIGFTSLVAEYFHADKGAFANTRIYGGAPGAGNDWNGVGVFRQDFLQYGYKQGTTDVIWNRALKDDVDILFLRLMQKWSDKVTTIERYYAVDYDTLPDVTAFSVALRYQYTPSTAFEFIYSSADWSENKAGLLDESHFRFRTYITF, encoded by the coding sequence ATGAAAAAGTATACTGTTGTAGCCGTTTTGGTGGCTGTCTTAGCGTTGGCAGTTCCGGCACTAGCTTCTAACCCCTTTGTCGATGTTCCTTTGAATCACTGGGCATATGATGCTGTGAAGAAGCTTTCTGCTGCTGGAATAGTCGTTGGTTATCCCGATGGGACCTTCCAGGGAACGAAGCCCATTACCCGTTACGAGATGGCAATGGTCATAGCGAGAGCTTTGGCGAAGGTTGATGAGACGAAGGCCTCTAAGGAGGATCTTGCTCTATTGAAGAAGCTTGTCGTTGAGTTTAAGGATGAGCTCAATGCCCTTAACGTTAAGGTTGACAAGATCGACAAGAGATTAGCTACCGTTGAGAAGAACTTGAGCAATTTCAGATTTAGTGGAGAGTTGAGGGTTGATTTTGTATGGAATAGTGGAGATTGGTATGATGCTCTGCAGCAAAATAACTATCAAGATGCTTTTGTTCACAGGGCGCGTCTTTGGGTTAGAAAGCAGGTAGATGATAATGTGGGTATAGCTTTCCGTTTTGATGCTCATAGGACCGTTGGAGGAACGGCTAACGTTGTAGCTGCAGACAGAGCTTGGGCTGATATTAAGCTTCCATGGGATGTTATGATGACCTTAGGTAAGTACCTGGATGACTGGGAGGGAGCCCTTGGTTTATACTTTGATAACGATGCTGTGGTAAGCGATCGCCTTTGGAACCCAGTTATCATGTTAAAGAAGGACTTTGGTATAGCTAAGGGAATGGTTTACTATGCTTATGATGATGGTAATGAGACTGCTGAATATGCCGGACGTCTGGATCTCTACTTTAATGATAAGATAAGAGTGGGTCTTCTTTACTTGGGTTGGATAACGGATGCCGATAGATTCCCATTGGTTGATAATCCTTATCTTTACGGTATAGATTTCACCGTTAACTTCATGAAAGGCTTTAGGGTTTATGGTCAATACTTCAATGAGGACTTAGGTGGCGCATTTGTTATAGGAGGAGAGAGCGTTGACAATGCTACCATTTACAAGGTAGGCGTTAGTATAGATCAGAGCGTCATAGGATTCACATCCTTGGTTGCTGAGTACTTCCATGCTGATAAGGGTGCATTTGCCAATACTCGTATATATGGTGGAGCTCCTGGTGCTGGGAATGACTGGAACGGCGTTGGCGTGTTCAGGCAGGACTTCTTGCAATATGGCTATAAGCAGGGAACTACTGATGTTATATGGAATAGGGCGTTGAAGGACGATGTGGATATTCTCTTCCTCAGGCTTATGCAGAAGTGGAGCGACAAGGTAACGACGATCGAGCGCTATTATGCCGTTGACTATGATACTCTTCCAGATGTTACTGCTTTCTCCGTTGCTTTAAGGTACCAGTATACTCCTTCTACTGCCTTTGAATTTATCTACTCTTCTGCTGACTGGAGCGAGAATAAAGCTGGCCTCTTAGATGAATCTCACTTCCGCTTCAGGACCTATATCACATTCTAA
- a CDS encoding phosphatase PAP2 family protein gives MILVDGKPLMYKSEIIIKVGEKIGNGNYLIPTLTTLTYSSYLLNLNKAGDALKEALISGALSGIIADVIKVGTSRGRPRVSEPFSWFNYDRFPDSEYWSFPSGHTALAAGASFSLYLKFRGALKLFFLVPPVLTALSRIMTLSHWPSDVIFSLILGFLIAKGGERWCGK, from the coding sequence TTGATCCTAGTTGATGGAAAGCCCTTGATGTATAAGAGTGAAATCATAATTAAAGTGGGAGAAAAGATCGGGAACGGAAACTACCTAATACCAACTTTAACTACTTTAACCTATTCAAGCTACCTTTTAAACTTAAATAAAGCAGGTGACGCTCTAAAGGAGGCATTAATATCAGGTGCGCTTTCAGGTATAATAGCTGATGTGATAAAGGTGGGGACCTCAAGAGGAAGACCCAGAGTTAGCGAACCCTTTAGCTGGTTCAACTATGATAGATTCCCAGATTCTGAATACTGGTCCTTCCCCTCAGGTCATACGGCTCTTGCGGCTGGCGCCTCCTTCTCACTATATTTAAAATTTAGAGGGGCTCTAAAGTTATTCTTTCTAGTGCCTCCTGTGCTAACCGCCTTAAGCAGGATAATGACCTTATCTCACTGGCCCAGCGATGTGATATTCTCTCTTATTTTAGGCTTTTTAATAGCGAAGGGAGGAGAAAGATGGTGTGGAAAATAA
- a CDS encoding glycosyltransferase family 39 protein, with protein sequence MWKIIFLTVAIIATITLYPVLDMDEAWYSSVSLRMAKTGNWLIPNFNGEIFPTKPPLWFWITGGIFKLFGESEWGARIGSLIFTLLTAYLLYIWGERRKVEAHLIYLSSLLPVLIACVGRMDAPMVFFLTLAFFLGHRRRWTLAGISLGLGILSKGPVVLIIWGVSFLIYSILYDRKALKGIVLSGFLSILVGGSWFALLYLKGMEDVVKHFLLHENIERVKTGLEGHTGPLYYYIPVLLLGVIPNMGRLFKSLSYWNEENALFYIWFLTTMVMFTIAQTKLPHYILPAFPALALMMEREREGLIDWLSGGILILIPLFIMYYFKENLPGELKRGLFMSIFAILAVWGLSFYFKDLRRLISSLFALSLAILVLNPFKNFYPHYQAGLFAKEKGIELTAKREALAPSTVFYYGRDIPVNKEGKWILSYENEIKGYKVIFESEGFSLYNGKWVKLRIFEKQ encoded by the coding sequence GTGTGGAAAATAATTTTTTTAACGGTAGCAATTATAGCAACGATAACGCTCTACCCGGTTTTAGACATGGATGAGGCCTGGTACTCAAGCGTATCTTTGAGGATGGCTAAAACTGGAAACTGGCTTATACCAAACTTCAACGGAGAAATCTTTCCCACAAAGCCACCCTTATGGTTCTGGATAACTGGAGGAATCTTTAAGCTTTTCGGAGAAAGCGAGTGGGGAGCCAGAATAGGCTCGCTTATATTCACCTTACTTACTGCATATCTTCTCTATATATGGGGCGAGAGAAGAAAAGTAGAAGCGCACCTTATATATCTTTCCTCCCTTTTACCTGTCTTAATAGCTTGCGTAGGAAGAATGGATGCTCCAATGGTGTTCTTCTTAACCTTAGCTTTCTTTCTAGGACATAGAAGGAGATGGACCTTAGCAGGAATATCTTTAGGACTTGGAATACTTTCAAAAGGACCTGTAGTTCTCATAATATGGGGAGTAAGCTTCTTAATCTACTCGATTTTATACGACAGAAAGGCCCTTAAGGGAATAGTACTCTCTGGTTTCCTATCCATACTGGTTGGAGGAAGTTGGTTCGCTCTACTTTACTTAAAAGGTATGGAGGATGTGGTTAAGCACTTTTTGCTTCACGAAAATATAGAGAGAGTGAAAACCGGGCTTGAGGGGCACACGGGACCGCTTTACTACTACATTCCGGTTCTGCTTTTAGGAGTTATACCTAATATGGGAAGGCTATTTAAGAGTCTATCTTATTGGAACGAAGAAAACGCCTTATTCTATATATGGTTTTTAACTACAATGGTAATGTTTACGATAGCCCAGACCAAATTACCTCATTATATACTGCCGGCTTTTCCAGCCTTAGCATTAATGATGGAAAGAGAGAGGGAAGGGCTAATCGATTGGCTCTCAGGTGGAATCTTAATCCTTATTCCGCTTTTTATAATGTACTACTTTAAGGAAAACCTACCAGGGGAGCTTAAGAGAGGGCTCTTTATGAGCATCTTCGCGATTTTAGCTGTATGGGGATTAAGCTTTTACTTTAAGGATTTAAGGAGGCTTATCTCAAGTTTATTCGCCTTATCCCTCGCGATACTCGTTTTAAACCCCTTTAAGAACTTTTATCCCCACTATCAAGCTGGGCTTTTCGCGAAGGAAAAAGGAATTGAACTTACCGCAAAAAGAGAAGCATTAGCTCCCTCCACAGTATTCTACTATGGTAGGGATATCCCTGTTAACAAGGAAGGAAAGTGGATATTAAGCTACGAAAATGAAATAAAGGGATATAAGGTTATTTTCGAAAGTGAAGGATTCTCATTATATAACGGTAAGTGGGTTAAGCTCAGGATATTCGAAAAGCAATGA
- a CDS encoding glycosyltransferase family 2 protein, translating into MRGLTSIVIPIYNERENIGELYERLKGALSGLNYEIVFVDDGSKDGSTEIIRDIALKDERVKGVILKRNYGQTSALSAGFEIAKGDVIITMDGDLQNDPEDIPLLLQKIDEGYDVVSGWRKARKDHFLKRKLPSSIANWIISRITGVKLHDYGCTLKAYRREILEDLSLYGELHRFIPALASMNGAKVTEVIVKHHPRKRGKSKYGLERIPKVLLDTLLVKFLLSYRTRPIHLLGGWGLIGFFAGFLIALYLSIQKLFWGIELSRRPMLLLAVLLMIAGIQLISTGLIAEMLMRTYYESQGKKPYQIKEILSCERKDFT; encoded by the coding sequence ATGAGAGGGCTCACATCAATAGTTATACCAATATATAATGAGAGGGAAAACATAGGGGAGCTTTATGAAAGGCTTAAGGGGGCTCTATCCGGTCTTAACTACGAGATAGTTTTCGTTGATGATGGTAGCAAGGATGGAAGCACAGAGATTATAAGGGATATAGCATTAAAGGACGAAAGGGTTAAGGGAGTAATCCTTAAGAGAAACTACGGACAGACATCTGCCCTATCGGCAGGGTTTGAGATAGCCAAAGGAGATGTAATTATAACTATGGATGGAGATCTTCAAAACGATCCAGAGGATATACCTTTACTGCTTCAAAAGATAGACGAAGGATACGATGTAGTAAGCGGTTGGAGAAAGGCTAGAAAGGATCATTTCCTTAAGAGAAAGCTTCCATCAAGTATAGCTAACTGGATAATATCGAGGATAACCGGGGTTAAACTCCACGATTATGGATGTACTCTAAAGGCATATAGGAGGGAAATTTTAGAAGATCTAAGCCTTTACGGGGAGCTACACAGGTTCATTCCCGCCTTGGCCTCCATGAACGGAGCCAAGGTTACAGAAGTCATTGTAAAACATCATCCGAGAAAGAGAGGGAAGTCAAAATACGGCCTTGAAAGGATCCCCAAGGTCCTACTTGATACCCTTCTGGTTAAATTTCTTTTAAGCTATAGAACGAGACCTATTCACCTTTTAGGCGGTTGGGGGTTAATAGGCTTCTTTGCTGGTTTCCTAATAGCGCTTTACCTTTCCATTCAAAAGCTATTTTGGGGAATAGAGTTATCAAGAAGACCTATGCTACTTTTAGCGGTGCTTCTCATGATAGCGGGAATTCAGCTCATTTCAACGGGCCTGATAGCGGAGATGCTTATGAGGACCTATTACGAATCTCAAGGGAAAAAACCTTACCAGATCAAGGAGATATTAAGTTGCGAAAGAAAGGACTTTACATAG
- a CDS encoding lysylphosphatidylglycerol synthase domain-containing protein: protein MRKKGLYIASGIGITAITLYFLLEEKTLIDALRLWRLSGIKGIIPAFVLYIITYLLRAERWRVLLPQKIKGRELFNIVAVHTAFANILPAKLGELAFPALLKRKGVGLIVSGSLLLLARGMDALCLLSLLILIIYPSLGAILISFQFGFTFWGFRTIERLFKAVLVVPKLKEVYSKGWERFGKEDLLRALGLTYFIWVAKGAGIACLLASSGRLNFFQAFKGSIGAECSFLIPLSGFLGLGNYELGWIIASGSKLEEAFFAHSFLILSSIIIAIICSLTSLKTSSTDIEDMHGRTP, encoded by the coding sequence TTGCGAAAGAAAGGACTTTACATAGCATCAGGTATAGGAATAACCGCAATAACGCTGTACTTTTTGCTAGAAGAGAAGACCTTAATAGATGCTTTAAGGTTGTGGAGGCTTTCCGGAATAAAAGGTATCATTCCAGCCTTTGTACTTTATATTATAACTTACCTATTAAGGGCAGAAAGATGGAGGGTTCTTCTACCGCAAAAGATTAAAGGAAGGGAGCTTTTCAATATAGTGGCTGTTCATACCGCATTCGCTAATATTCTTCCCGCCAAATTAGGTGAGCTTGCATTTCCTGCATTACTTAAAAGAAAGGGAGTTGGACTAATAGTAAGCGGAAGCCTCCTTCTATTAGCAAGGGGGATGGATGCGCTTTGCCTTTTAAGCCTTTTAATTTTAATAATTTATCCTTCGCTAGGAGCTATCCTGATCTCCTTTCAGTTTGGCTTCACTTTCTGGGGATTTAGAACCATCGAGAGGCTATTTAAAGCGGTTTTAGTTGTACCAAAGCTTAAAGAAGTCTACTCTAAGGGCTGGGAAAGGTTCGGCAAAGAGGATCTCCTTAGAGCCTTGGGTTTGACCTATTTTATATGGGTTGCAAAGGGGGCTGGAATAGCCTGTCTCTTAGCTTCATCAGGGAGATTAAACTTCTTTCAAGCTTTTAAAGGCTCAATCGGAGCTGAATGCTCCTTTTTGATCCCCCTTTCTGGCTTTTTAGGGCTTGGAAACTACGAGCTTGGCTGGATCATAGCCTCCGGAAGCAAGCTTGAGGAGGCTTTCTTTGCCCATTCGTTTTTGATCTTATCCTCGATCATCATAGCCATCATATGCTCGCTAACCTCTTTGAAAACGTCATCAACAGATATAGAAGACATGCATGGACGCACACCATAA
- a CDS encoding lysophospholipid acyltransferase family protein, producing the protein MSFLHWLFNRVRERALRSTFEENQRYGQRLGRLFYYLPLFLRRKKIALENISLAFGGILRDRRFEILKGLFEHLGMSVLEVMSLERMKAEELQTLYILEGLEHVKGGGIMVSAHFGNWELTLAYLSSLGLPINVIVRPPSDPFFAEYIGKIRKNFGAKLIPKDGMLRQCVRCLEKGEILVILVDQDEGPQGIFVPFMGRLSSTPRGAFTLSLRLNVPLIPFFTYREASLYHVAKFYPPIYPVGKNELELALTISSMIEEEILKRPSQWLWIHRRWKSKPREDTRG; encoded by the coding sequence ATGAGCTTTCTCCATTGGCTTTTTAATAGGGTTAGAGAAAGGGCTTTAAGGTCTACCTTTGAGGAAAACCAAAGATATGGACAAAGGTTAGGAAGGCTATTTTATTATCTTCCCCTATTTTTGAGAAGAAAGAAAATAGCTCTGGAGAATATATCTTTAGCTTTTGGTGGGATTCTTAGAGATAGGCGGTTTGAAATCCTTAAAGGATTGTTTGAGCACTTGGGAATGAGCGTTCTTGAGGTTATGAGCCTCGAGAGGATGAAGGCCGAGGAGCTTCAGACGCTTTATATCTTAGAGGGGTTGGAGCACGTGAAGGGCGGAGGAATAATGGTTTCTGCCCACTTTGGAAACTGGGAGCTTACCTTGGCCTATCTTTCTTCCCTTGGTCTTCCCATAAACGTTATAGTTAGGCCTCCGAGCGACCCGTTCTTCGCTGAATACATAGGGAAGATTAGAAAGAATTTTGGGGCCAAGCTTATCCCTAAAGATGGCATGTTAAGGCAGTGTGTAAGATGCCTTGAAAAGGGTGAAATTCTTGTTATACTAGTGGATCAAGATGAAGGTCCTCAAGGCATATTCGTTCCCTTTATGGGTAGGCTTTCCTCAACTCCTCGAGGCGCTTTTACTCTATCCTTAAGGCTTAACGTTCCGCTAATTCCCTTTTTTACCTATAGAGAGGCCTCTTTATATCATGTAGCTAAGTTTTATCCTCCTATATATCCTGTAGGTAAAAATGAGCTTGAGCTTGCTCTTACTATAAGCTCAATGATAGAGGAAGAGATCCTAAAGCGTCCCTCTCAATGGCTTTGGATACATAGGAGGTGGAAAAGCAAGCCTCGTGAAGATACTCGTGGTTGA
- a CDS encoding glycosyltransferase family 9 protein, producing the protein MKALVLKLSSFGDIVHSFPALEVLSSIDGVEVYWVVDEAFRALLEGDPRIKRLIEVKKGHLKLLLKSFRWSFFLRGVRELISALRVLDVDVLFDLQGDLKSALISLFIKSPVKLTFPDASEGNPLLLKRVPSRPESVHVAERYLDVIRFYFTNLSIPKAPFAGPHVPQEVRERVLRDYGEVLSRRVVALIPATTWSSRTWLLERWERLSKALLDLGFYPVIIGGSDAMNFNIPGVLNLGGRLSLAEACAFLGMCTLAIGVDTGPTHLSASLGIPTISLFGPTPPWRNSPWGPKVKVIHNLVGCNPCRRRSCPSKLCMLSISVEEVLQAVNELSPLAF; encoded by the coding sequence TTGAAGGCCTTAGTTTTAAAGCTTAGCTCCTTTGGGGATATAGTTCACTCCTTCCCTGCTCTTGAGGTTTTAAGTTCCATTGATGGAGTTGAGGTTTACTGGGTGGTAGATGAGGCCTTTCGAGCGCTTCTTGAAGGAGATCCGAGGATAAAGAGATTAATAGAAGTTAAGAAAGGCCACTTAAAGCTGCTTTTAAAGAGCTTTAGGTGGTCTTTCTTCCTAAGAGGTGTAAGGGAGCTTATAAGCGCCTTAAGGGTTTTAGATGTGGATGTTCTCTTTGACCTCCAGGGGGACTTGAAGAGCGCTTTAATTTCCCTTTTTATTAAGTCTCCTGTGAAGCTCACCTTTCCTGATGCCTCTGAGGGTAACCCGTTGCTTTTAAAGAGGGTTCCATCAAGGCCTGAAAGCGTTCACGTTGCTGAAAGATATCTCGATGTTATAAGGTTTTACTTTACTAATCTGAGTATCCCTAAAGCTCCATTTGCAGGACCTCATGTTCCTCAAGAGGTCAGGGAAAGGGTTTTAAGAGATTATGGAGAAGTCCTATCTCGAAGGGTTGTGGCCTTAATTCCAGCAACTACCTGGAGCTCCAGAACCTGGCTCTTGGAGAGGTGGGAGAGGCTTTCTAAGGCTCTTCTCGATCTCGGATTTTATCCTGTTATAATAGGTGGAAGCGATGCGATGAATTTTAACATCCCAGGTGTTTTAAACCTTGGGGGTAGGCTTTCTTTAGCTGAGGCTTGTGCTTTCTTAGGCATGTGTACTCTTGCCATAGGGGTTGATACCGGCCCAACCCATCTTTCCGCTTCCCTAGGTATTCCAACTATCTCTCTTTTCGGTCCAACTCCTCCTTGGAGGAACTCTCCCTGGGGCCCGAAGGTTAAGGTAATACACAACCTAGTTGGTTGTAATCCCTGTAGGAGAAGGTCCTGTCCGTCAAAGTTATGCATGCTTTCTATATCCGTTGAGGAGGTGCTTCAGGCTGTAAATGAGCTTTCTCCATTGGCTTTTTAA
- a CDS encoding DegT/DnrJ/EryC1/StrS family aminotransferase, whose protein sequence is MPGSEFFGKEEIVEVIKVLDRGILHRYASEQMLGVSAVKEFEKKFAEYMGSKYALGVMSGTAALKVALAALGIGPGDEVITSCFTFVATPEAILDCGAIPVFVNIDETLNIDPDDIEKNITDKTKAVIAVHMTGVQAKIDRIKEITDKYGIYLIEDNAQACGATFKGKKLGTFGHFGTFSFDFYKPITTGEGGMVITDDYDLFFKADCYHDHGHVHDMSVPRALEKRYCIGFNFRMNELQGALGLAQISKMDEVIRRHRENKKYLKERIAEIKGISFREIPDPEGEIASTLTVFLPSKEKALAFKEGLSNRGIGTAHLGSNRWHFVPNWEHMREQKSMFAYKCPFGCKFNELLRKDYSPEKYARSSSILDRALSLDISAKMDRAKLDKIVTSFMEVAKEVL, encoded by the coding sequence ATGCCTGGTAGCGAGTTCTTTGGCAAAGAGGAGATAGTGGAAGTAATAAAGGTACTTGATAGAGGGATATTACACAGGTATGCTTCTGAGCAGATGCTCGGTGTCTCTGCGGTTAAGGAGTTTGAAAAGAAGTTTGCTGAATATATGGGCTCGAAGTATGCTTTAGGCGTTATGTCTGGGACCGCTGCTTTGAAGGTTGCATTAGCCGCCTTGGGAATAGGTCCCGGCGATGAGGTCATAACGAGTTGTTTCACTTTCGTTGCTACACCTGAGGCTATACTTGATTGTGGAGCTATTCCCGTTTTCGTAAACATAGATGAAACCTTAAACATCGATCCGGATGATATAGAGAAGAATATAACCGATAAGACTAAAGCGGTTATAGCGGTTCACATGACTGGGGTTCAGGCTAAGATAGATAGGATAAAGGAGATAACTGATAAGTATGGCATTTATTTGATAGAGGATAACGCCCAGGCCTGCGGTGCCACCTTTAAAGGGAAAAAGCTTGGGACCTTTGGCCATTTTGGGACATTTAGCTTTGACTTCTATAAGCCCATAACTACTGGGGAGGGAGGAATGGTAATAACTGACGATTACGACTTGTTCTTTAAGGCAGATTGCTATCACGATCATGGCCATGTACACGATATGAGCGTCCCAAGGGCTTTGGAAAAGCGATACTGTATAGGTTTCAATTTTAGGATGAATGAGCTTCAGGGGGCTTTAGGGTTAGCTCAGATATCTAAGATGGATGAGGTTATAAGGAGACATAGGGAGAATAAAAAATACCTTAAGGAGAGAATAGCTGAGATAAAAGGGATTTCCTTCAGGGAGATACCCGATCCGGAGGGTGAGATAGCTTCCACTTTGACCGTCTTCCTGCCCTCAAAAGAGAAGGCCTTAGCCTTTAAGGAGGGCTTATCCAATAGGGGAATAGGTACCGCTCACCTTGGTTCTAATCGTTGGCACTTCGTTCCTAATTGGGAGCATATGAGGGAGCAGAAGAGTATGTTTGCCTATAAGTGTCCCTTTGGCTGTAAGTTTAACGAGCTTCTGAGAAAAGACTATTCGCCTGAAAAATACGCTCGCTCAAGCTCTATACTTGATAGGGCCTTAAGCCTTGATATAAGCGCTAAGATGGATAGAGCAAAGCTTGATAAGATAGTTACCTCTTTCATGGAGGTGGCTAAAGAGGTTCTTTGA